The following proteins come from a genomic window of Musa acuminata AAA Group cultivar baxijiao chromosome BXJ1-7, Cavendish_Baxijiao_AAA, whole genome shotgun sequence:
- the LOC135679997 gene encoding transcription factor MYB20-like isoform X2 produces MGRQPCCDKVGLKKGPWTTEEDKRLINFMLTNGQCCWRVVPKLAGLLRCGKSCRLRWTNYLRPDLKRGMLSEEEEKMVIELHSQLGNRWSRIASHLRGRTDNEIKNHWNTHIKKKLRKMGIDPLLHKPLIPSASGVPHQEQQQAGALAERMEEQEKPCSGSSSEKAAEGQVEENIPSTASEAFLSKSPGFCTDEVPMILPHDILASCASTPTASSSISTSSTCSSSSSSSKAAEIQLPCTEWPESTYLWGLDDLNGWDFIFDRRDEELGLDPFSQWQRTAFDHES; encoded by the exons ATGGGGAGGCAGCCATGCTGTGACAAGGTGGGGCTGAAGAAGGGGCCATGGACAACAGAGGAGGACAAGAGGCTGATCAACTTCATGCTCACCAATGGCCAATGCTGTTGGAGGGTTGTTCCTAAGCTTGCAG GACTTCTGAGGTGTGGAAAGAGTTGCAGACTAAGGTGGACGAACTACCTCCGGCCTGACCTGAAgaggggaatgctgtcggaagaggaggagaagatggtCATTGAGCTCCATTCTCAGCTGGGAAACAG ATGGTCTAGGATCGCATCCCATCTCCGTGGTAGAACTGATAACGAGATCAAGAACCACTGGAACACCCACATCAAGAAGAAACTGAGGAAGATGGggatcgaccccttgcttcacaaGCCCCTCATTCCTTCAGCAAGTGGTGTTCCCCATCAGGAGCAGCAACAAGCGGGTGCTTTGGCTGAGAGGATGGAAGAACAGGAGAAGCCCTGCTCAGGAAGCTCTTCTGAGAAGGCTGCAGAAGGGCAAGTTGAGGAGAACATACCAAGCACGGCTTCTGAAGCATTCCTGAGCAAGTCTCCAGGATTTTGCACCGACGAGGTGCCCATGATTCTCCCCCATGACATATTAGCCTCATGTGCTTCCACTCCCACGGCCTCGTCTTCCATTTCGACATCATCAACGTGCTCTTCTTCCAGCTCCTCATCGAAGGCAGCGGAGATCCAACTTCCATGCACGGAGTGGCCAGAATCAACGTATCTCTGGGGTTTGGATGACTTGAATGGATGGGACTTCATCTTCGATCGGAGGGATGAAGAATTAGGCCTCGATCCTTTCAGCCAGTGGCAAAGAACCGCTTTTGATCATGAATCCTGA
- the LOC135679997 gene encoding transcription factor MYB20-like isoform X1: protein MANAVGGLFLSLQVLPLLHSFDLTSVIANTVSKMDCVHAYFLSSFVVGLLRCGKSCRLRWTNYLRPDLKRGMLSEEEEKMVIELHSQLGNRWSRIASHLRGRTDNEIKNHWNTHIKKKLRKMGIDPLLHKPLIPSASGVPHQEQQQAGALAERMEEQEKPCSGSSSEKAAEGQVEENIPSTASEAFLSKSPGFCTDEVPMILPHDILASCASTPTASSSISTSSTCSSSSSSSKAAEIQLPCTEWPESTYLWGLDDLNGWDFIFDRRDEELGLDPFSQWQRTAFDHES, encoded by the exons ATGGCCAATGCTGTTGGAGGGTTGTTCCTAAGCTTGCAGGTCCTCCCTCTGCTCCATTCATTTGATTTAACGTCAGTGATCGCTAACACAGTGAGCAAGATGGACTGCGTTCATGCTTATTTTCTGTCTTCCTTTGTTGTAGGACTTCTGAGGTGTGGAAAGAGTTGCAGACTAAGGTGGACGAACTACCTCCGGCCTGACCTGAAgaggggaatgctgtcggaagaggaggagaagatggtCATTGAGCTCCATTCTCAGCTGGGAAACAG ATGGTCTAGGATCGCATCCCATCTCCGTGGTAGAACTGATAACGAGATCAAGAACCACTGGAACACCCACATCAAGAAGAAACTGAGGAAGATGGggatcgaccccttgcttcacaaGCCCCTCATTCCTTCAGCAAGTGGTGTTCCCCATCAGGAGCAGCAACAAGCGGGTGCTTTGGCTGAGAGGATGGAAGAACAGGAGAAGCCCTGCTCAGGAAGCTCTTCTGAGAAGGCTGCAGAAGGGCAAGTTGAGGAGAACATACCAAGCACGGCTTCTGAAGCATTCCTGAGCAAGTCTCCAGGATTTTGCACCGACGAGGTGCCCATGATTCTCCCCCATGACATATTAGCCTCATGTGCTTCCACTCCCACGGCCTCGTCTTCCATTTCGACATCATCAACGTGCTCTTCTTCCAGCTCCTCATCGAAGGCAGCGGAGATCCAACTTCCATGCACGGAGTGGCCAGAATCAACGTATCTCTGGGGTTTGGATGACTTGAATGGATGGGACTTCATCTTCGATCGGAGGGATGAAGAATTAGGCCTCGATCCTTTCAGCCAGTGGCAAAGAACCGCTTTTGATCATGAATCCTGA